Proteins encoded by one window of Paenibacillus sp. DCT19:
- a CDS encoding ABC transporter substrate-binding protein — protein MFDLDSVAITLPFTEEQSLLKSDIYKPYVEGISNLEVVGENTQVNLEALLAYEPDLIIAGNVTNKDILEQLDQIAPTVVVDEEKQDVFKEWRAVITEFGQILGQEDTAKAYTDDFEQKLVEGKNKLQSVEGSVAFLQIREKQAYLQSAEYITEYYEGLGLTPPATEAAGELTLEGIAKLDPDYLILGYFNMEDSSLPAVTDEWEKSEVWKGLKAVKNGQVYKINGQVAFGFGPVSKTYGVETIIESLQAK, from the coding sequence GTGTTCGATCTCGATTCCGTTGCAATTACACTCCCGTTTACAGAAGAACAATCCTTATTAAAGAGTGATATTTATAAGCCATATGTAGAGGGAATAAGCAATCTTGAGGTTGTTGGTGAGAATACACAGGTTAATCTAGAGGCATTGCTCGCTTATGAACCAGATTTGATTATAGCAGGTAATGTAACGAATAAGGACATCCTGGAACAGTTAGATCAGATTGCGCCCACGGTTGTTGTGGATGAGGAAAAACAGGATGTATTCAAAGAATGGCGTGCGGTTATTACCGAATTTGGACAAATTTTAGGGCAAGAAGATACAGCTAAAGCCTATACCGACGATTTTGAACAAAAGCTAGTTGAAGGCAAGAACAAGCTACAATCTGTTGAGGGTAGTGTTGCCTTCCTGCAGATCCGGGAGAAACAGGCCTATCTTCAATCCGCTGAATATATCACTGAGTACTACGAAGGGCTAGGGCTTACGCCTCCAGCAACAGAGGCTGCGGGTGAGCTCACTTTGGAGGGTATTGCGAAGCTCGACCCTGACTATCTTATTTTAGGATACTTCAACATGGAAGATTCGTCTTTACCCGCGGTAACGGATGAGTGGGAAAAAAGCGAGGTATGGAAAGGGCTAAAAGCCGTGAAGAATGGTCAAGTCTACAAAATAAATGGACAGGTTGCCTTCGGTTTTGGACCAGTTAGCAAAACATATGGAGTAGAGACCATAATAGAGAGCCTACAAGCAAAATAA
- a CDS encoding GNAT family N-acetyltransferase — protein sequence MALTLYDTPNGISLRLLTLEDTQAYLDLIQITRIPYQSVEPIREDEFYTLEAQTRRIQDRMKASEEGTGYQFGIYTIQDGTLIGQVSLNNVVHGVANYADMGYFIHPDYQGGGRMTAAVKLAVAYAFRALKLNRVQAAILPSNTGSQRVLEKNGFQAEGIARKYLKINGLYQDHQIYAVLFDDLHGQASD from the coding sequence ATGGCACTGACACTATACGACACACCGAACGGTATCAGCCTGCGTTTATTAACATTAGAAGATACACAAGCTTATCTAGATCTCATTCAGATTACACGCATTCCCTATCAATCTGTAGAGCCTATACGAGAGGATGAGTTCTATACGCTGGAGGCTCAGACTAGACGTATTCAGGATCGAATGAAGGCTTCTGAAGAAGGAACCGGGTATCAGTTCGGAATCTATACGATTCAGGATGGTACTCTCATTGGTCAAGTTAGCCTAAACAACGTTGTTCACGGTGTCGCCAACTATGCAGATATGGGTTACTTCATCCACCCCGACTATCAGGGCGGTGGACGAATGACTGCGGCTGTGAAATTGGCTGTAGCCTACGCATTTCGCGCTCTGAAGCTCAACCGTGTACAAGCTGCCATTTTACCTTCTAATACAGGATCGCAACGTGTGCTTGAGAAAAACGGCTTTCAAGCAGAAGGTATTGCACGTAAATATCTTAAGATTAATGGGCTATATCAAGACCATCAGATCTATGCCGTACTCTTCGATGATCTACACGGACAAGCATCAGACTAA
- the tadA gene encoding tRNA adenosine(34) deaminase TadA: protein MNDISSHIDLSHLPEDARHEYWMREAIAEAQKAEALGEVPIGAVIVQNNRIVGRGYNLRETTLDSTAHAEMVAIRQASETLGAWRLLDCSLYVTLEPCPMCAGAIVQSRVPRVIYGTADPKAGCAGTLMNLLQEPRFNHRTDVIPDVLQPECSTMLTQFFRRLRKK from the coding sequence ATGAATGATATTTCCTCCCATATTGATCTTTCCCACCTTCCAGAAGATGCTAGGCACGAGTACTGGATGCGGGAAGCCATTGCTGAGGCACAAAAAGCGGAGGCACTTGGGGAAGTCCCTATTGGGGCTGTCATCGTGCAGAATAACCGGATCGTCGGGCGTGGATACAACCTACGTGAAACAACACTGGATTCGACAGCCCATGCAGAAATGGTCGCTATTCGTCAGGCCAGTGAAACGCTTGGAGCTTGGCGACTGCTAGATTGCAGTCTATACGTTACGCTTGAGCCTTGCCCTATGTGTGCGGGTGCGATCGTACAATCACGCGTTCCACGTGTAATCTATGGCACAGCTGATCCAAAGGCAGGATGTGCAGGAACATTGATGAATCTGTTGCAGGAGCCCCGTTTCAATCATCGAACAGATGTCATCCCAGATGTACTCCAGCCTGAATGCTCCACGATGCTCACTCAATTTTTCCGACGTTTACGTAAAAAATAG
- a CDS encoding ATP-binding protein, translating to MSIKTKLSMIMSCSVLVILVLNIALSYYTTEENLRQDSENKMVLTAKQIAISVEQNQYSSEYVKRQIGSNLWLASVMTAEELDPDINNITNEDLVRVSKKVGVSHISLMEQTEDDIIVTRSSDPREIGLSTKSMTYWYQAFQQLFEKHQVTIPQGQALDHFWSDGFEYSTSSPSDIDIWGYYHDGKRNYIINPFYNNAEVDDYVKISGPDEILNKIREVNPSILEITGINPLTFGSPSMNDDGRDSNFSKLNNKPIRFGTYQYGTTEEDHRAVVKAIRTGQNVSFVSETHDQKVLKSFIPIFTPNQSSYVIGIVMDYKQISSMVSEQLVSHASISLVLLEIVIFGSYLLAGYITRPIQLILGKVNDVVDGHFDFRLKVKRKDELGQLANRINAMIRNLGHYTNRLKQMYEENRAVKEHLESIINQTADAIHITDLDGNVLRVNRAFEQLYGWRSREVEGRTLKIIPPEAEEERREQHAQLIEGMSITSNETTWMKKDGTRVEVSVSTAPVRDEEGEITALISVSRDITSRNRMEELLRRSEKLTTVGQLAAGVAHEIRNPLTTLRGFLQLQQQTNKLNHRHLDLMLSELDRINLIVGEFLILAKPQAVHFQDRDIRFILGDVISLLDSQAHLHGVEFVLSASSDSAMVHCEENQLKQVFINLLKNGMEAMPNGGSIRIRLHHEEELNRVRIEIKDEGIGIPEEMMPKLGEPFFTNKESGTGLGLMVSQRIIQSHKGMMDIRSVMNKGTTVIIDLPASDKLPEQAEDNNGTEQPPTDEEN from the coding sequence TTGTCTATAAAAACGAAATTATCCATGATTATGTCGTGCTCAGTGCTCGTTATTTTAGTATTGAATATTGCACTGAGTTACTATACTACAGAAGAAAACCTTAGACAGGACAGCGAGAACAAAATGGTGCTGACCGCTAAACAGATTGCGATTTCTGTCGAACAGAATCAGTATAGTTCAGAATATGTAAAACGCCAGATTGGTAGTAATCTGTGGCTTGCTTCGGTTATGACTGCAGAAGAACTAGATCCGGATATTAATAATATCACAAATGAAGACCTTGTACGTGTGAGCAAAAAGGTAGGCGTGTCCCATATATCGCTCATGGAACAGACCGAGGATGATATCATTGTAACCCGTTCTTCCGATCCGCGGGAGATTGGGCTTTCTACAAAATCCATGACGTATTGGTATCAGGCCTTCCAGCAATTGTTCGAAAAGCATCAGGTCACCATTCCCCAAGGGCAAGCGCTGGATCATTTCTGGTCAGATGGATTCGAATATTCGACATCCAGTCCATCAGATATTGATATATGGGGCTACTACCATGACGGGAAGAGGAACTACATAATCAATCCCTTCTATAATAATGCCGAAGTTGATGACTATGTGAAGATCTCTGGTCCAGATGAGATTTTGAACAAAATTCGTGAAGTTAATCCTTCCATTCTTGAGATTACAGGTATTAATCCTCTAACCTTTGGTAGTCCAAGTATGAACGATGACGGAAGAGATAGTAACTTTAGCAAGTTAAACAACAAACCCATCAGATTCGGAACATATCAATATGGCACAACGGAAGAGGATCACCGTGCAGTGGTGAAGGCTATTCGTACGGGACAGAACGTGTCTTTTGTCAGCGAAACACATGATCAAAAAGTGTTAAAGAGCTTTATTCCTATTTTTACTCCCAATCAATCGTCTTATGTAATCGGAATTGTCATGGACTATAAGCAGATATCTTCGATGGTGTCAGAGCAATTGGTCAGCCATGCTTCGATCTCCCTTGTATTACTTGAGATTGTGATCTTCGGCAGTTATCTGCTCGCAGGATATATCACGCGTCCGATTCAATTGATATTGGGCAAAGTAAATGATGTCGTTGATGGGCATTTCGATTTCCGTCTAAAAGTGAAGAGGAAGGATGAGCTCGGACAGCTCGCCAATCGAATTAATGCCATGATTCGCAATCTTGGTCATTATACGAATCGCCTTAAGCAGATGTATGAAGAGAACCGCGCAGTCAAAGAGCACCTGGAATCCATTATTAATCAGACTGCGGATGCGATTCATATTACGGACCTGGATGGAAATGTACTTCGGGTAAACCGTGCTTTTGAGCAGCTGTATGGCTGGCGTAGCCGTGAAGTAGAAGGGCGAACCTTGAAGATCATCCCTCCAGAGGCAGAAGAGGAACGACGTGAGCAGCATGCTCAATTAATTGAGGGCATGTCCATCACCTCTAATGAAACGACTTGGATGAAGAAGGACGGAACTCGTGTAGAAGTGAGTGTAAGTACTGCTCCGGTTCGAGACGAAGAGGGCGAAATTACAGCACTTATCAGTGTGTCGCGAGACATCACAAGTCGCAACCGGATGGAAGAGTTGCTCAGACGTTCTGAGAAGTTAACGACTGTAGGGCAATTGGCTGCCGGCGTTGCACACGAAATTCGGAACCCACTAACCACGTTGCGAGGGTTCCTTCAACTTCAACAGCAGACGAACAAACTCAATCATCGTCATCTGGACTTAATGCTGTCAGAACTAGACCGGATCAATCTCATCGTTGGTGAGTTTCTGATCTTGGCGAAGCCACAGGCGGTTCATTTTCAAGATCGGGATATCCGTTTTATCCTTGGAGATGTGATCTCACTGCTTGATAGCCAAGCGCATCTGCATGGTGTAGAATTTGTGCTAAGTGCCTCATCCGATTCGGCTATGGTACACTGTGAAGAGAACCAATTGAAGCAGGTATTTATTAACTTGCTCAAAAATGGTATGGAGGCGATGCCTAATGGAGGAAGCATTCGAATTCGTCTTCACCATGAGGAAGAGCTGAATCGCGTAAGGATTGAGATTAAGGACGAAGGAATTGGTATTCCTGAAGAGATGATGCCGAAGCTGGGCGAGCCGTTCTTTACCAACAAAGAGTCGGGAACAGGTCTTGGTCTGATGGTAAGTCAGCGCATTATTCAATCACATAAGGGCATGATGGATATTAGAAGCGTCATGAACAAGGGGACAACGGTTATTATTGATCTTCCAGCTTCGGATAAGTTGCCAGAGCAAGCAGAAGACAATAACGGCACGGAGCAGCCCCCTACAGACGAAGAGAATTAG